Proteins found in one Quercus robur chromosome 2, dhQueRobu3.1, whole genome shotgun sequence genomic segment:
- the LOC126714071 gene encoding F-box protein At4g00893-like isoform X2, translated as MKWNFWKDSSKDTSMMENRHKHLSGCEGNSRELRSWSNLPVDVFNIIGRQLDFIKRVCKNSRKIQAVGPIFETLPVPWLMEHSWGFDGNVYSLCSFHLPIENQSHVTYNKIEGKELNDAVICASKFGWLLLQKSTLSFFYNPYTKTIIKLPDLDINFNRSTFSSVPTSPDCVCFAIQSSKNSSKMWLSTCQPGDRKWSTTVKFAGPKRAVEDVVYSNGTFYCVFTGGALGAFCVAHRNWSLLTGVDLIPAVLYDSRAHMVESNGQLWIVYRSGFKCFEVFNFDWSKRNWDKTYTLGCKAFFLSCTSFSVSAEGETSGFAERIYYHCDTYSSYYSLKTKQSHRCTFYPWVTKRRPERVWIQPPEI; from the coding sequence ATGAAGTGGAATTTTTGGAAGGATAGTTCAAAAGATACATCAATGATGGAGAATAGACACAAGCACTTAAGTGGTTGTGAGGGAAACAGCCGAGAATTGAGATCGTGGTCCAATCTTCCGGTTGatgtttttaatataattgGCAGACAACTTGATTTTATTAAACGGGTTTGTAAGAATTCGCGAAAAATTCAGGCTGTTGGTCCAATTTTTGAGACCCTTCCAGTTCCATGGCTAATGGAACACAGTTGGGGTTTTGATGGAAATGTCTACAGTTTATGTAGCTTTCACCTCCCAATTGAAAACCAAAGTCACGTCACTTACAACAAGATTGAGGGGAAAGAGTTGAATGATGCAGTCATATGTGCTTCAAAGTTTGGTTGGTTGCTTTTACAGAAATCTACATTGTCATTCTTCTACAATCCATATACGAAGACTATAATCAAACTACCTGATCTTGACATCAACTTCAATCGAAGTACATTTTCCTCAGTCCCAACTTCTCCTGATTGTGTTTGCTTTGCAATACAAAGTTCCAAAAACAGTAGCAAAATGTGGCTAAGCACATGTCAACCTGGTGACCGCAAATGGAGCACCACAGTCAAGTTTGCTGGTCCTAAAAGGGCAGTTGAGGATGTGGTTTACAGTAATGGAACTTTTTACTGTGTTTTTACAGGAGGAGCATTGGGGGCCTTTTGTGTTGCACACCGTAATTGGAGTTTGCTCACGGGTGTGGATTTGATTCCTGCGGTATTGTATGACTCAAGGGCTCATATGGTAGAGTCTAATGGGCAGCTCTGGATAGTGTATCGTTCTGGTTTTAAGTGTTTCgaagtttttaattttgattggtcaaAAAGGAATTGGGATAAGACATATACATTGGGATGTAAAGCATTTTTTCTCAGTTGTACCtcgttttcagtttcagcagaAGGAGAAACTTCAGGTTTTGCAGAGAGGATTTATTATCATTGTGATACTTACAGTTCCTATTACTCGTTGAAGACTAAGCAGAGTCACCGATGTACGTTTTATCCATGGGTTACTAAACGCAGGCCTGAAAGAGTTTGGATTCAACCTCCTGAGATATAG